A stretch of Chiloscyllium plagiosum isolate BGI_BamShark_2017 chromosome 41, ASM401019v2, whole genome shotgun sequence DNA encodes these proteins:
- the snrpd2 gene encoding small nuclear ribonucleoprotein Sm D2 has protein sequence MSLLNKPKSEMTPEELQKREEEEFNTGPLSVLTQSVKNNTQVLINCRNNKKLLGRVKAFDRHCNMVLENVKEMWTEVPKSGKGKKKSKPVNKDRYISKMFLRGDSVIVVLRNPLITGK, from the exons AT GAGTCTGCTAAACAAGCCGAAGAGTGAGATGACTCCTGAGGAGCTTCagaagagagaggaggaggagtttaACACAGGGCCACTCTCTGTTCTGACACAGTCCGTGAAAAACAACACGCAGGTCCTTATCAACTGTCGCAACAACAAGAAGCTGCTTGGCAGAGTCAAAGCCTTTGACAG ACATTGCAACATGGTGCTAGAAAACGTCAAAGAAATGTGGACTGAGGTACCCAAGAGTGGGAAAGGCAAGAAGAAGTCCAAACCAGTTAACAAGGACCGATACATCTCCAAGATGTTCCTCCGAGGGGATTCGGTGATTGTTGTTCTTAGAAATCCATTGATTACTGGCAAATGA